A genomic stretch from Longimicrobium sp. includes:
- a CDS encoding alpha/beta hydrolase family protein — MLKRQIHQTTHSDKPVPAGRRIVLDFRAGGEAIPGILLLPRDPVPAPGVVLLHGYSSRKEHMAEGVGGSLMRHGIASLAIDLPLHGTRGDPLQAQAARNPLALVGLWRQALKEAKLALRYLSARPEVNSGCLGIAGYSLGSFLAVLTAADEPSVRAVVLAAGGDLPAGTPLAAIARTVADPLRAVRKLDGRPLLMVNGTADRTVRPDQAERLFAAAQEPKELKWWNAGHILPPPAIDYAAEWLREKMRGGEGERT; from the coding sequence ATGTTGAAACGGCAGATCCACCAGACCACGCATTCCGACAAGCCGGTGCCCGCGGGGCGGCGCATCGTGCTGGACTTCCGCGCGGGGGGCGAGGCCATCCCGGGCATTCTGCTGCTGCCGCGCGACCCCGTCCCGGCGCCGGGGGTGGTGCTGCTGCACGGCTACTCGTCGCGGAAGGAGCACATGGCCGAGGGCGTTGGCGGCTCGCTGATGCGGCACGGCATCGCAAGCCTGGCCATCGACCTTCCGCTCCACGGCACCCGCGGCGATCCACTGCAGGCCCAAGCCGCGCGCAATCCGCTGGCGCTGGTGGGGCTGTGGCGGCAGGCGCTGAAGGAGGCGAAGCTGGCGCTGCGCTACCTGTCCGCCCGGCCGGAGGTGAACTCGGGGTGCCTGGGCATCGCGGGCTACTCGCTGGGCTCGTTCCTGGCGGTGCTGACCGCGGCCGACGAGCCGTCGGTGCGCGCGGTAGTCCTGGCGGCGGGGGGCGACCTTCCGGCGGGCACGCCGCTGGCCGCGATCGCGCGCACGGTGGCGGACCCGCTGCGGGCGGTGCGCAAGCTGGACGGCCGCCCGCTGCTGATGGTGAACGGCACCGCCGACCGCACGGTGCGCCCCGACCAGGCGGAGCGGCTGTTCGCCGCCGCGCAGGAGCCCAAGGAGCTCAAGTGGTGGAACGCGGGGCACATCCTG